Proteins found in one Paenibacillus dendritiformis genomic segment:
- a CDS encoding rRNA adenine N(6)-methyltransferase family protein, producing MSKNKYSQREKSGIANFSAQHLLISKRVINELIELAQIRPTDTILDIGAGAGAITFPAAEKAAQVLAIESDPALAGTIEKKMGKGTNIRIRQADILQTRLPKAPFSVVANIPYSITTPIFGKLLDQPAVPLQRAVLIIEKGAAKRFTAAPITDPRILVWRMWHDIRLVRTVSPQHFAPPPRVDSAVVTICKKPAPAVPLKHHARFLALALHALQYPLMPFGAALSEIFTSPQLAKLARTLGADRNMPISHVQERQWGELFHAMLRHVDPCRWPRMQKKNARGLRNRRK from the coding sequence GTGTCTAAAAACAAATATTCCCAGCGCGAAAAGTCCGGCATCGCCAACTTTTCCGCCCAACATCTATTAATCAGCAAGCGCGTGATCAACGAATTAATCGAACTGGCCCAGATTCGGCCAACCGATACGATATTGGATATTGGCGCAGGCGCGGGAGCCATTACCTTCCCGGCTGCGGAGAAAGCGGCACAGGTGCTGGCCATTGAAAGCGATCCTGCCCTCGCCGGCACAATCGAGAAGAAGATGGGGAAAGGAACCAATATCCGCATCAGACAGGCGGATATTTTGCAGACGCGCTTGCCCAAGGCTCCGTTCTCCGTCGTAGCGAATATTCCGTACTCGATCACGACACCGATCTTCGGCAAGCTGCTTGACCAGCCGGCCGTGCCGCTGCAGCGGGCCGTGCTCATTATCGAAAAAGGGGCGGCCAAACGCTTTACCGCCGCTCCGATTACCGATCCGCGCATTCTCGTCTGGAGAATGTGGCATGATATCCGGCTGGTGCGAACGGTGTCGCCGCAGCATTTTGCGCCGCCTCCGCGCGTTGATTCCGCGGTGGTGACGATCTGCAAGAAACCCGCCCCTGCGGTTCCCCTGAAGCATCATGCGAGGTTTCTCGCGTTGGCGTTGCATGCCCTGCAATATCCGCTTATGCCATTCGGTGCAGCGCTATCGGAGATATTCACGTCTCCTCAGCTTGCTAAGCTGGCGCGAACGCTGGGAGCCGACCGGAATATGCCGATCAGCCATGTGCAGGAGCGGCAATGGGGAGAGCTGTTCCACGCCATGCTTCGGCATGTGGATCCTTGTCGCTGGCCGAGGATGCAGAAGAAAAATGCGCGAGGCTTACGGAATCGCAGAAAATAA
- a CDS encoding WecB/TagA/CpsF family glycosyltransferase yields the protein MDNVAKIMGISFPKMTMDETLYTLGEVIAEERSDLFHVVTGNPEIVMSCQQDAQLRSIVDEAGLVTADRIGIVMVSRLRGGQLPERVTGCDLLLKLLETGNRKGWSFYLLGAEEETSRRAAEVIARTYPNVAIRGRHHGFFQPEEEAKIVEEIRSSAPDFLIVALGAPYAEHWIHKHREILQAKVAIGVGGSLDIIAGKVKRAPQLWQRLHAEWLYRLIQQPSRLRRQLILPRFAVRALFYKERL from the coding sequence ATGGATAATGTCGCCAAGATTATGGGAATATCGTTCCCCAAGATGACGATGGATGAGACGCTGTACACGCTTGGCGAAGTCATCGCCGAGGAGCGCTCCGATCTGTTCCACGTCGTGACGGGGAATCCCGAAATCGTCATGTCCTGTCAGCAGGATGCGCAATTGCGCTCCATCGTGGACGAGGCGGGGCTTGTCACGGCGGATAGGATCGGCATCGTCATGGTATCCCGGCTCCGGGGCGGTCAGCTTCCGGAAAGAGTGACCGGCTGCGACCTGCTGCTGAAGCTGCTGGAAACCGGCAATCGGAAGGGATGGTCCTTCTATCTGCTGGGGGCCGAGGAGGAGACAAGCCGGAGAGCGGCAGAAGTGATTGCCCGCACCTATCCGAATGTGGCGATTCGGGGCAGGCATCATGGCTTTTTCCAACCGGAGGAAGAAGCGAAGATTGTGGAAGAGATCCGCTCTTCTGCGCCTGACTTCTTAATCGTCGCGCTGGGAGCGCCGTATGCCGAGCATTGGATACATAAACATCGGGAGATTCTGCAAGCCAAGGTCGCGATTGGCGTCGGCGGAAGCCTCGATATTATCGCCGGGAAAGTGAAGCGGGCGCCGCAGCTCTGGCAAAGGCTTCACGCCGAATGGCTGTATCGTCTCATTCAACAGCCATCGAGATTACGAAGACAGTTAATCTTGCCTCGCTTTGCGGTGCGGGCGCTGTTTTACAAGGAAAGGTTGTAA
- a CDS encoding phosphotransferase enzyme family protein, with product MLKLKYLFHDENLAEMLVKNWEYDPESLDMFQYYRISSNAIYPFEYEEQTRLLRFAPTTEKCKTNIAAELDFIAYLRGNGYRALEPVASLGGEELVEARTPWGDFYASVFKRVPGVQISQTDCNDEIMFCYGKALGKLHQLSSEYVPVTSKRWTCHDVLDWIEELFIDSPQEEAALAEARLLRNYFASLPVTKSNFGLVHYDFEYDNVFYDETTHSCHVIDFDDAMYHWYAMDIEQALASLRDCVSPDSFNATKQCFLDGYRSEFDISDDMEALLPACRRFAALYGYARVWRAMAEQWANEPDWLVELRENLRGHLTEDSSCFGKEI from the coding sequence ATGTTGAAACTGAAATATTTATTCCATGATGAGAACTTGGCGGAAATGCTTGTGAAAAATTGGGAGTACGATCCGGAATCGCTGGATATGTTTCAGTATTACCGCATCTCATCCAATGCCATTTATCCCTTCGAATATGAAGAACAGACCCGGCTTTTGCGCTTTGCCCCAACGACGGAGAAATGCAAAACGAATATCGCCGCGGAGCTTGACTTTATTGCGTACTTGCGCGGCAACGGCTACAGAGCATTGGAACCGGTTGCCTCGTTAGGCGGGGAGGAGCTTGTCGAAGCACGCACTCCATGGGGGGACTTCTATGCCTCCGTCTTTAAGCGTGTACCCGGCGTGCAAATCAGCCAGACCGATTGCAACGACGAGATTATGTTCTGCTATGGCAAAGCGCTAGGAAAGCTCCATCAATTATCCAGCGAGTACGTTCCTGTCACGTCCAAGCGCTGGACCTGCCACGATGTATTGGACTGGATTGAGGAGCTGTTCATCGATTCTCCACAGGAGGAAGCCGCATTGGCGGAGGCGAGATTGCTGCGGAACTACTTCGCTTCTCTTCCTGTCACCAAGAGCAATTTTGGACTCGTTCATTATGATTTTGAATACGATAACGTTTTCTATGATGAGACAACGCATTCCTGCCATGTCATCGACTTCGATGACGCGATGTATCACTGGTACGCGATGGACATCGAGCAAGCATTGGCCAGTTTGCGGGACTGTGTGTCCCCGGACAGCTTCAATGCGACAAAACAATGCTTTTTAGACGGTTACCGCTCGGAATTTGACATCTCAGATGATATGGAGGCGCTCCTGCCGGCATGCCGGCGGTTCGCCGCTCTGTACGGATATGCCCGCGTATGGCGAGCCATGGCGGAACAATGGGCGAACGAACCGGATTGGCTCGTTGAGCTGAGAGAGAACTTGAGAGGGCATCTGACAGAAGATTCGTCCTGCTTCGGGAAGGAGATCTAG
- a CDS encoding helix-turn-helix transcriptional regulator yields the protein MTIANRTARPISPILHAISRTHYWKGHGALSIKTFRNGRAFYEAGQGHFAVDDNSYLVLNQGQEYAITIEAEQPVESFSVFFPDSVAEAVLHHLTVSDEQLLDDPFSPKRGTIEFVQRTYPHDQWIAPALRRLRAEYASRQGEAMWLEDKLHGLAQALLQVHLQVRRDISKLPARKSATRSELYKRVHTGHDYMSAYYDRPITLTDIARAACLSPNHFLRSYKQLFGRSPHQYIMEKRLQAAKQLLLHTEKSVTEICLEVGCHSPGSFSSLFSRRFGVPPSRLRTKR from the coding sequence ATGACGATTGCGAACCGAACAGCCCGGCCAATCTCCCCCATCCTGCACGCCATCTCCAGAACCCATTATTGGAAGGGGCATGGCGCCTTGTCCATCAAGACGTTCCGGAACGGCCGCGCTTTTTACGAGGCGGGCCAGGGGCATTTTGCCGTGGACGACAACAGCTATCTTGTACTCAACCAAGGCCAGGAATATGCCATCACGATAGAAGCCGAGCAGCCGGTTGAATCCTTTTCCGTCTTTTTCCCCGACTCTGTGGCAGAAGCGGTCTTGCATCATCTGACGGTGTCGGACGAGCAACTGCTGGACGATCCCTTCTCGCCGAAGCGTGGGACCATCGAGTTCGTGCAGAGAACATACCCGCATGATCAATGGATCGCTCCCGCTCTTCGGAGGTTGCGGGCCGAGTATGCCTCCAGACAAGGCGAAGCGATGTGGCTGGAGGATAAGCTGCATGGGCTGGCACAGGCGCTCCTGCAGGTTCACCTTCAAGTCCGGCGGGACATCTCGAAGCTTCCGGCTCGGAAATCAGCGACGCGCTCAGAGCTGTACAAGCGGGTCCATACAGGCCATGATTATATGTCAGCCTATTACGATCGTCCGATTACATTAACCGACATCGCAAGGGCGGCGTGCCTGTCGCCCAACCATTTTCTCCGAAGCTACAAGCAATTGTTCGGCAGGTCTCCCCATCAATATATTATGGAAAAGAGGCTTCAAGCAGCGAAACAGCTTCTGCTTCATACCGAGAAGTCCGTAACCGAGATTTGCCTGGAGGTCGGATGTCACAGTCCCGGTTCGTTCAGCAGCCTGTTCTCCCGGCGGTTCGGTGTTCCTCCGTCCCGGTTGCGGACAAAAAGGTGA
- a CDS encoding GNAT family N-acetyltransferase has translation MSIARVRKKRNSITKGAGTLNIRTVNASDYAEVIAVLNDWWGGRQMSDMLPKLFFVHFQPTSFIAEQDGEIIGFLIGFQSQTCPNEAYIHFIGVHPDQRKNGVARRLYQTFIDNVCQLGCDTVRCVTSPINTTSIAFHTRMGFRIEPGDSEAGGVSVHSNYDGRGESRVLFFKKIGSR, from the coding sequence ATGAGTATAGCAAGGGTTAGAAAAAAACGGAATTCTATAACGAAAGGAGCCGGCACATTGAACATTCGTACGGTTAACGCGTCGGACTATGCGGAAGTGATTGCGGTCCTGAATGATTGGTGGGGAGGCAGGCAGATGTCTGATATGCTGCCGAAGCTGTTTTTTGTCCATTTCCAGCCGACCAGCTTCATTGCGGAACAGGATGGCGAAATTATCGGGTTCCTGATCGGGTTCCAGTCCCAGACTTGTCCGAATGAAGCGTACATTCATTTTATCGGCGTGCATCCCGATCAGCGGAAGAACGGAGTGGCGAGAAGGTTGTATCAGACATTTATAGACAACGTATGTCAACTCGGGTGCGATACGGTCCGCTGCGTCACTTCTCCCATCAATACAACCTCGATTGCGTTCCATACGCGAATGGGGTTCCGTATCGAGCCGGGCGACAGCGAAGCGGGCGGCGTGTCGGTTCATTCCAATTATGACGGGCGGGGAGAGAGCAGAGTCTTGTTTTTCAAAAAAATAGGCAGTCGTTGA
- a CDS encoding response regulator, which produces MRAVLVDDEHLALRGLKEMLESDIGGIEIVDMCSEPRQVVELMTRHRPDVVFLDIHMPELNGLKLGEELKAAVPGIEIVFVTGYDRYAVKAFELYALDYVMKPIELERLRRTVQRLRDRLHTSQKKKMEINPPCILCFNQLRFQLPGKEPQMFKWRTSKAQELFAYLLHHRGRMIERSTLIELLWPDFEMSRAVQQLYATVYQIRQTLKNSGMDSISIQNGDLEVGYRLEIGDVQIDVEEWERQLKQLKALGPDHIDAHEHALKLFEGNYLGDYEYLWAEYERERLRQLWLQHARNLSRFYVEQGRLQAAVQVNQRIQQQLPDEEETYFTLMMLYDELGDKGGVEEQYWLLRARVEGDLESAVPRSIYAWYERWRQRNYAI; this is translated from the coding sequence ATGCGAGCCGTATTGGTTGATGATGAGCACTTGGCACTGAGAGGGCTCAAGGAAATGCTGGAAAGCGATATCGGCGGCATTGAGATTGTCGATATGTGCTCGGAGCCGCGGCAGGTGGTGGAGTTGATGACGAGACACCGCCCCGATGTTGTCTTCCTTGATATCCATATGCCGGAGCTAAATGGACTGAAGCTGGGAGAGGAACTGAAGGCGGCCGTACCCGGCATCGAGATTGTGTTCGTGACGGGATATGATCGGTATGCCGTGAAGGCATTTGAGCTGTATGCGCTGGATTATGTCATGAAGCCCATTGAATTGGAGCGCCTGCGGCGAACCGTCCAGCGGTTGCGAGACCGGCTGCATACAAGCCAAAAGAAGAAAATGGAGATAAATCCTCCCTGCATCCTCTGCTTCAATCAGCTCCGCTTCCAACTCCCGGGCAAGGAGCCTCAGATGTTCAAGTGGCGTACGAGCAAAGCTCAGGAGCTGTTTGCCTATTTGCTCCATCATCGCGGGCGCATGATTGAGCGAAGCACACTTATTGAACTGCTGTGGCCGGACTTCGAAATGTCAAGGGCCGTCCAACAGTTGTATGCGACAGTGTACCAAATCAGGCAAACCCTGAAGAATAGCGGAATGGATTCGATATCGATCCAAAACGGAGATTTGGAGGTCGGGTACCGGCTGGAGATTGGCGATGTCCAGATTGACGTGGAGGAATGGGAACGGCAGCTTAAGCAATTAAAAGCTCTCGGTCCGGATCATATTGATGCGCATGAGCATGCGCTGAAGCTATTCGAGGGCAATTATCTTGGAGATTATGAGTACCTGTGGGCGGAATACGAAAGGGAACGGCTTCGACAGCTATGGCTGCAGCATGCGAGAAATTTGAGCAGGTTTTATGTGGAGCAAGGAAGGCTGCAAGCGGCTGTTCAGGTCAACCAGCGCATTCAGCAGCAGCTTCCCGATGAGGAAGAAACGTATTTCACCCTAATGATGCTGTACGATGAATTAGGGGATAAGGGCGGCGTAGAAGAGCAGTATTGGCTGCTCAGGGCGCGAGTCGAGGGGGACCTGGAATCCGCCGTCCCGCGCAGCATTTACGCCTGGTACGAACGATGGAGGCAAAGGAATTATGCAATTTAA